The Labrus mixtus chromosome 16, fLabMix1.1, whole genome shotgun sequence genome window below encodes:
- the gja4 gene encoding gap junction protein alpha 4 encodes MMSRADWSFLEHLLEEGQEYSTGIGRIWLTILFLFRMLTLGVAAESAWDDEQAKFVCNTNQPGCTAVCYDRAFPISHFRYFVLQVIFVSTPTIFYFGYVALRVANKQRKEEEKQAGEGNRGGIVIERENNNEDAGEKEKKEEGRGGRKSQKTPFEVPKLKGRLLCAYAFSIFLKVLLEIGFMVGLWILYNGFFIAAKFECKRFPCPHTVDCFVSRPTEKTIFTIYTQAIAAISLLLNLVELLQLLQLAITQRLEKRYRAQQHCYFPMSERVITREVTLEPPSEAPQTYRAGSHVDLPSHDPCESYRDQGIEGDLLPSYLNCMGAMRKTQSPRVHYKKTAQHTPKNTKGAHKGRSNQKHYV; translated from the coding sequence ATGATGTCCAGAGCTGACTGGTCCTTCCTGGAGCACCTGCTGGAGGAGGGCCAGGAGTATTCGACAGGCATTGGGCGCATCTGGCTTACCATTCTCTTCCTGTTTCGCATGCTCACCCTGGGAGTCGCCGCTGAGTCCGCCTGGGATGACGAGCAAGCGAAATTTGTGTGCAACACAAATCAACCTGGCTGCACTGCCGTGTGCTACGACAGAGCCTTTCCCATCTCCCACTTCCGCTACTTCGTCCTCCAAGTCATCTTCGTCTCCACGCCAACAATATTCTACTTTGGATATGTGGCTCTAAGGGTGGCGAATaagcagagaaaagaggaggagaagcaggcaGGAGAAGGTAACAGAGGAGGTATTGTGATAGAACGGGAGAATAACAATGAGGATgcaggagagaaggagaagaaagaggagggtCGAGGAGGCAGAAAATCTCAAAAGACTCCTTTTGAGGTTCCTAAACTGAAAGGAAGGCTACTGTGTGCGTATGCATTCAGCATCTTTTTAAAAGTCCTCCTAGAAATCGGCTTCATGGTCGGATTGTGGATTCTCTATAATGGCTTCTTCATCGCAGCAAAGTTTGAGTGCAAACGGTTTCCTTGCCCACATACGGTGGACTGCTTCGTCTCTCGTCCTACAGAGAAGACCATCTTCACTATCTACACTCAGGCGATCGCCGCCATCTCCCTGCTGCTCAACCTCGTCGAGCTCCTCCAACTTCTCCAGCTCGCCATCACGCAGCGCTTGGAGAAACGCTACCGTGCCCAGCAGCACTGTTACTTTCCTATGTCAGAGCGGGTGATCACGCGAGAGGTGACTCTAGAACCTCCATCGGAGGCGCCACAGACTTACAGAGCTGGGAGCCACGTTGACCTGCCGAGTCATGACCCCTGTGAGAGCTACAGGGATCAGGGGATCGAGGGCGACCTGCTGCCCAGTTATTTGAACTGCATGGGGGCTATGAGGAAGACGCAGTCGCCCAGAGTACATTATAAAAAAACGGCACAACACACGCCAAAAAACACTAAGGGTGCCCATAAGGGACGCTCAAATCAGAAGCATTATGTATGA